A genomic region of Mus musculus strain C57BL/6J chromosome 7, GRCm38.p6 C57BL/6J contains the following coding sequences:
- the Gm10013 gene encoding keratin-associated protein 5-1: protein MTCCGCSGGCGSSCGGCGSSCGGCGSGCGGCGSSCCKPVCCCKPVCCCVPVCSCSSCGGCGSSCGGCGSCGSSCGGCGSSCCKPVCCCVPVCSCSSCGGCKPCCCQSSCCKPCCSSGCGSSCCQSSCCKPCCCQSSCCKPCCSSGCGSSCCQSSCCKPCCCQSSCCKPCCCQSSCCKPCCCQSSCCKPCCCQSSCCKPCCCQSSCCKPCSAEAGCNVHICCQGKI from the exons ATGACCTGCTGTGGCTGTTCAGGaggctgtggctccagctgtgggggctgtggctccagctgtgggggctgtggctcaggctgtggaggctgtggctccagctgctgCAAACCTGTGTGCTGCTGTAAGCCTGTGTGCTGTTGTGTTCCTGTCTGTTCCTGCTCCAGctgtggaggctgtggctccagctgtggTGGATGTGGCAgctgtggctccagctgtggaggctgtggctccagctgttgcaagcctgtgtgctgctgtgtgcctgtctgttcctgctccagctgtggaggctgcaagccctgctgctgccagtccagctgctgcaaACCCTGCTGCTCTTCAGGCTGTGGGTCTTCCTGCTGTCAGTCCAGCTGCTGCAAACCCTGCTGCTGTcagtccagctgctgcaagccctgTTGCTCCTCAGGCTGTGGGTCTTCCTGCTGTCAGTCTAGCTGCTGTAAGCCCTGCTGCTGTCAGTCCAGCTGCTGTAAGCCCTGCTGCTGTCAGTCTagctgctgcaagccctgctgctgtcagtccagctgctgtaagccctgctgctgtcagtccagctgctgtaagccctgctgctgtcagtccagctgctgcaagccctgct CTGCTGAAGCTGGCTGCAATGTCCACATTTGTTGCCAAGGCAAAATCTAA